In Carassius gibelio isolate Cgi1373 ecotype wild population from Czech Republic chromosome B19, carGib1.2-hapl.c, whole genome shotgun sequence, one DNA window encodes the following:
- the LOC127979568 gene encoding uncharacterized protein LOC127979568, with amino-acid sequence MASAKSHKGMSNAEWLARLESFAQTGVWPSTQGNRPSPRQKRWHEMYQKIEKCPLQMRGQTTLLKEAQTCICGFHKVHPPVTGEASQSTPAQSTPSVSDVSCPAKRPKLTLSMFEKSRFGGSHVAAAKPNLSTQRKTSQMLEHSSSATVSCPPSDPHPPPSPKPHQPVIQSSSSFFLPPPQSSQRIKKTATPSTVSENTVVRSPQVSSQPEDLPLLWPQTMPQQDQKWVSEALFRVGAKGKLELRENLQLWYHPPPPALLYHQAPTPDRFFSQRLLLWMPYKLWKVRLQCTNPACARQQLCGGGLHRRVRQVLDIDRYYNLVTETLICTRCRTSYLSWSQAVLQQLDLAHRSEFRVILTRKYACDIRVLRLLRERGMGNGPVRIIGQLRENHSEEWLKRALRYTSECVAFFDNRGLHPLHFQEPPPLASVPSYKWLLTVYSQDILNRLDHIKASITSTYGSILKMDSTKKITKKLSGPAKGTAQWLTSVGNEIGQVLMSVLTANEGAGLDLMAAGLMERYRSAGVDPPTIIYVDCDCCKKVGETKLKRRFSGWPDVIVRLDIWHFMRRLAVGCTTDAHQLYPTFMARLSSCIFEWDAGDLTLLRQAKREQLIQQGWPTLSEAELDHHLTKAELLQHCRRRTRGEETTFRLLDMLIRELMGGKGNDALGVPLLDSVRMQHIWNVQRRHITCIQDPPNVPLYTETGTTSKGGVVLKTYRCARGSTSLESFHCHLNRFIPGNSANSLNFQIYLLEGLLRWNQDRAEAAVADGGSTLRSYTGELFYSVNENYNKLYGRKLVPSFTPPAVYTGELIGVQYLLRQNSQPLEDMCPTSDRTSQLLEEIDVEEQVEKDEGFIDFFGEEATVANLVASDDLVLSGPPVLPAAPVPSVQAPTAAPLPSVKIPPLPIVQTPPLPSVQTPPLPSVQTPPLPSVQTPPLPSVQTPPLPSVQTPPLPSVQTPPLPSVQAPPLLRVQAPSTAPVPSVAASLLSVQAPPLFRVRAPSAAPVPSVQAPPLLRVRAPSAAPVPSVAAPLPSVQTPPLPSVQAPPLLRVRAPSAAPVPSVQDPLDTPVPSAMAVDEHCIPGMDRVDALAECLVELRTQTSLTLTNQQVATIVGLWQNLDKFDKDRVAYAARHQDRLLTGRFRSPKKKAVFTPGVDSTKRCVLGSSGSPAQWPNCCRLVEMIFIRLCNIHRSPKKQRTECLSRWDLILRDYRKIRQLILSNGTVMSDTTLQLVEVNQRTLTTWHNNRLKGQEVSLLLQGLDLPEARPVALDVLPPARVQPVVPPQYSHQLHTYQMPPDTAGQAKTKFRKIAPSATCTSATATSIWPSAVHPQHSATSSQLRTICPRPTAPHPLVPDTPTAPVVSQMFLVPCPAPFSTINPGAISSEPPANDTATPTKRSYNRTRGFEPTIS; translated from the exons atggcttcagctaagtctcacaaaggcatgagtaatgctgaatggcttgcgcgtctggagagttttgcccaaacaggagtttggccatctacacaggggaatagaccttctccccgacaaaaaagatggcatgagatgtatcagaag atagaaaagtgccctctgcaaatgaggggacagaccactcttctgaaggaagctcagacatgtatttgtggctttcacaag gttcatccaccagtcacaggggaagcatcacagagcaccccggcccaaagcacaccctctgtcagcgatgtgtcatgtcctgcaaagagacctaaactgacattgtcaatg tttgaaaagtcaaggtttggaggctcacatgtggcagcagcaaaacctaatttgagcacccagaggaaaacctctcag atgttagagcactccagttcagctacagtttcatgtccaccctctgatcctcatcctcctccatcccccaaacctcatcagcccgtcatccagtcctcctcttccttcttccttcctccacctcagagttcacaacgcatcaaaaaaacagcaacgccatcaactgtttctgagaatactgttgtgaggagccca CAGGTCTCATCTCAGCCAGAAGATCTCCCCCTTCTGTGGCCACAGACAATGCCACAGCAAGACCAGAAGTGGGTGTCAGAAGCACTTTTTAGGGTTGGTGCAAAGGGAAAGCTGGAGCTGCGTGAAAACCTACAGTTGTGGTATCACCCCCCACCACCAGCCCTGTTGTACCACCAAGCTCCAACACCTGATAGGTTTTTTTCACAGCGTCTCTTGCTCTGGATGCCATATAAGCTGTGGAAGGTGCGGCTCCAGTGTACTAACCCTGCCTGTGCCAGGCAACAGCTGTGTGGTGGTGGACTGCACAGGAGGGTACGACAGGTGTTAGACATTGACAGATACTACAACCTGGTGACAGAGACCCTGATCTGCACCAGGTGTAGAACCAGCTATCTGTCCTGGAGTCAAGCTGTGCTGCAGCAGTTGGACCTGGCCCATCGATCTGAATTCAGGGTCATCCTCACACGcaa gtatgcctgtgacattcgggttcttcgcttgctgcgtgagaggggcatggggaatggcccagtgaggatcatcggccagctgagagagaaccacagtgaggagtggttgaaacgtgcgcttcggtacacatcagagtgtgtggccttttttgataatcgtggcctgcatccgctgcacttccaggagccaccaccacttgcttcagtacccagctacaaatggctcctcactgtatatagtcaggacattctcaacaggctcgatcacataaaggccagcataacatccacgtatggatcaatcttaaaaatggattcaactaagaag ATCACCAAGAAGTTGAGCGGGCCTGCGAAAGGCACAGCACAGTGGCTTACCTCAGTGGGCAATGAGATAGGTCAGGTGCTGATGAGTGTCCTGACTGCGAATGAAGGGGCTGGGTTAGACCTCATGGCTGCAGGGCTCATGGAGCGATACCGGAGTGCTGGTGTTGATCCTCCCACTATCATTTATGTGGACTGTGATTGTTGCAAGAAAGTGGGAGAGACTAAATTGAAGAGGCGGTTCAGCGGCTGGCCAGATGTCATCGTCCGCCTAGACATTTGGCATTTTATGCGACGTCTGGCAGTAGGGTGCACCACTGACGCCCACCAGTTGTACCCTACTTTTATGGCAAGGCTGTCATCCTGTATTTTTGAGTGGGATGCAGGGGATCTCACTCTGCTGAGACAGGCCAAAAGGGAGCAACTCATCCAACAGGGCTGGCCTACTCTGTCGGAGGCAGAACTGGACCATCATTTAACtaaagctgagctgctccagCACTGCAGGAGGAGAACACGGGGAGAAGAAACCACTTTCCGCCTCCTTGATATGCTCATCAGAGAGCTCATGGGTGGCAAGGGGAATGATGCTCTTGGTGTTCCTCTACTTGACAGTGTGAGAATGCAGCACATCTGGAATGTCCAGAGGCGGCACATCACCTGTATCCAAGACCCTCCAAATGTGCCGCTCTATACTGAAACTGGAACTACAAGCAAGGGTGGGGTGGTTCTAAAAACTTATCGTTGTGCCAGAGGCTCCACATCCCTGGAATCATTTCACTGCCACCTAAACAGATTTATTCCAG gGAACAGCGCAAACAGCCTGAACTTCCAGATTTATCTCCTGGAAGGTTTATTACGCTGGAATCAGGACCGGGCTGAAGCTGCTGTTGCAGATGGAGGTTCAACTCTGCGCTCTTACACAGGGGAGCTGTTTTACTCTGTCAATGAGAACTACAATAAGTTGTATGGCAGGAAATTGGTCCCTAGCTTCACTCCACCTGCAGTATACacag gggagctcattggagtacagtacttgttgaggcagaatagtcagcccctggaggacatgtgccctacctctgataggacctctcaattgctggaggagatagatgtggaggagcaagtggaaaaggatgagggtttcattgatttctttggagaggaagccacagtggcaaatcttgtggcatcagatgacttagtcctttcaggtccaccagttctaccagctgcaccagttcccagtgtccaggctcctacagctgcaccactgcccagtgtcaaaattccaccactgcccattgtccagactccaccactgcccagtgtccagactccaccattgcccagtgtccagactccaccactgcccagtgtccagactccaccattgcccagtgtccagactccaccattgcccagtgtccaaactccaccactgcccagtgtccagactccaccactgcccagtgtccaggctccaccactgctcagagtccaggctccttcaactgcaccagtgcccagtgtagctgcatcactgctcagtgtccaggctccaccattgttcagagtccgggctccttcagctgcaccagtgcccagtgtccaggctccaccactgctcagagtccgggctccttcagctgcaccagtgcccagtgtagctgcaccactgcccagtgtccagactccaccactgcccagtgtccaggctccaccactgctcagagtccgggctccttcagctgcaccagtacccagtgtccaggatcctttagatacaccagtgccctcagcaatg gctgttgacgaacactgcattcctggaatggaccgggtggatgcgttggcagagtgtctggtggagctgcgcacacagacaagcctcacacttaccaaccaacaagttgcgaccattgtgggtctgtggcagaacctggacaaatttgataaagacagGGTGGCGTATGCTGCTCGTCATCAAGACAGGCTACTTACAGGACGTTTTAGGTCCCCAAAAAAGAAAGCTGTCTTCACTCCTGGTGTCGACAGCACAAAAAGGTGTGTTTTGGGTTCTAGCGGCTCTCCAGCACAGTGGCCTAATTGCTGTCGCCttgttgaaatgattttcataagGTTATGTAACATCCACCGAAGCCCCAAGAAACAGCGGACAGAATGTCTGTCTAGATGGGATCTCATTCTTCGTGATTACAGAAAAATTCGGCAGCTAATCCTGAGCAATGGAACGGTGATGAGTGACACAACCCTTCAGCTAGTTGAGGTAAATCAGAGGACCCTTACGACATGGCACAATAACCGTTTAAAGGGTCAGGAGGTCTCCTTGCTGTTGCAAGGGCTGGACCTTCCAGAGGCACGTCCAGTGGCTTtggatgttttgcctccagcacgAGTACAGCCTGTTGTGCCTCCACAATATAGCCACCAGTTGCATACCTACCAGATGCCACCAGACACAGCTGGACAGGCAAAGACAAAGTTTAGAAAGATTGCGCCCTCAGCTACCTGTACATCTGccacagcaacttcaatctggccATCAGCCGTACACCCTCAGCATTCAGCCACGTCCAGCCAGCTAAGGACAATTTGTCCCAGGCCGACAGCACCACACCCATTGGTTCCTGACACACCCACTGCCCCTgttgtgtctcagatgtttctggtgCCCTGCCCAGCCCCATTTTCCACCATTAACCCTGGAGCAATTTCCTCTGAGCCACCTGCAAATGACACAGCCACTCCAACCAAACGATCGTACAATCGCACT CGTGGATTCGAACCTACGATTTCCTGA